In the genome of Hydractinia symbiolongicarpus strain clone_291-10 chromosome 5, HSymV2.1, whole genome shotgun sequence, one region contains:
- the LOC130644874 gene encoding uncharacterized protein LOC130644874, with protein sequence MGGMESIPLPNLPFANNYTCIAISNYCALYLLYPDQEQIKVVRDAIKQYWQEGIVDEKIKLTSEGDFPKCYQFVLSGAPFRKGKERYETVRMRLMSTKILQSMSHLGWKLLISSDLSRVYDQTTWIFKRTTIEEPPPRFFNIGISSSGTLQINNGTEELCSVIRHAVMQTWVGGIVSDDQISRSCYEIALKGAPWCATGNSENCAAKLMVKTIIQSLANKKMLLYGNSNLKDTADTLFFQYDAGNSNHNEKYLMLSLHGTDSLRLIPAPQHLCDVVQRILRHSSAFDLRKAVRLSPHCFEFKSYGNLWNTIGTEAIIARTLILHIMKDMLLHGYLICTGIDLSRNKSEKDVLLFRKVAPLDTNFFCLAPKKMSTLLFLNAPPEIIQAGRQVIQESYFTPVDEFEHNNVYSVEFDGCAWQSMRYGHGIHGRVLLLWLIHTFSTLGWRLVCSMNATARCDNQNKTLTDVHSLYFMYDATMLTENATASPETESGAFNQASAPPLLTHTGPPSYASVKNDIEEPPPSYEEVTANQSSCF encoded by the exons ATGGGAGGAATGGAATCTATACCTCTGCCAAATCTTCCATTTGCTAACAATTACACGTGTATAGCTATTAGCAATTACTGTGCGTTATATCTTTTGTATCCAG ATCAAGAACAAATTAAAGTTGTCCGGGATGCAATAAAACAATACTGGCAGGAAGGAATCGTCGACGAGAAGATCAAACTGACGAGTGAGGGCGACTTCCCAAAATGTTATCAATTTGTTTTATCAGGGGCACCCTTTCGAAAAGGCAAGGAACGATACGAAACTGTCAGAATGAGACTAATGAGTACAAAAATATTGCAGAGTATGAGTCATCTTGGATGGAAG TTGTTGATATCTTCTGATCTCAGCCGAGTGTATGATCAGACAACATGGATTTTCAAACGAACCACCATCGAAGAGCCTCCTCCCAGATTCTTCAATATTGGAATATCATCCTCTGGAACACTTCAG ATTAACAATGGCACTGAGGAATTATGCAGCGTCATTAGACATGCTGTAATGCAAACTTGGGTTGGGGGTATAGTAAGTGACGATCAAATAAGCAGATCTTGTTACGAG atCGCTTTAAAAGGCGCACCGTGGTGTGCCACCGGTAACAGTGAAAACTGTGCAGCCAAACTTATGGTGAAGACAATCATACAATCAttagcaaataaaaaaatgttgttgtatGGGAATAGCAATTTAAAGGACACTGCTGACACCTTGTTTTTCCAATACGATGCTGGTAATTCAAATC ACAACGAAAAGTATTTAATGCTAAGTTTACACGGCACGGACTCTTTACGATTGATACCAGCACCACAACATTTGTGTGACGTTGTTCAGCGCATTCTACGTCATTCATCTGCATTTGATTTGAGAAAAGCCGTTAGATTGTCTCCGCATTGCTTTGAATTTAAAAGCTATGGCAACTTGTGGAATACTATAG GAACGGAAGCCATCATAGCTAGAACCCTAATACTTCATATTATGAAGGATATGTTGTTGCACGGTTATTTAATTTGCACTGGGATCGATTTATCTCGCAATAAAAGTGAAAAAGATGTGTTATTGTTCAGAAAAGTAGCGCCCTTAGATACAAACTTCTTTTGTTTGGCGCCTAAGAAGATGAGCACGCTGCTATTTTTGAATGCACCCCCAGAAATTATTCag GCTGGTAGACAAGTGATACAAGAATCATATTTCACACCCGTGGATGAATTTGAACACAACAATGTGTATTCG GTGGAGTTCGATGGCTGTGCATGGCAATCTATGCGTTATGGTCATGGAATACATGGTAGAGTTTTGCTTCTGTGGCTTATACACACTTTTTCGACACTTGGGTGGAGATTGGTTTGTTCGATGAACGCAACAGCACGTTGTGATAATCAAAATAAGACATTGACAGACGTACATAGTCTGTATTTTATGTACGATGCAACAATGTTGACTGAGAATGCGACTGCGTCACCAGAAACGGAAAGTGGTGCATTTAATCAGGCTTCGGCTCCACCATTGCTTACACATACTGGCCCACCTTCGTATGCATCGGTGAAGAATGACATTGAGGAACCTCCGCCAAGTTATGAGGAAGTGACTGCAAATCAATCGtcgtgtttttaa
- the LOC130644870 gene encoding zinc finger protein 708-like, with translation MASVLSSNSAENLEDENGIPKNEMDMHSDDTFLTQTQLSNLECCVEKIVDSVLTRDGIRYYLVKWYETWIDEQSLLLKCQDIVSNYWNSLSEELNNATEGGTDLNVHNVIQSIGGKLNSEAVFDPMLTLSKGDCKQPLLSKNKDIIKENFPPSKQGNADTSRTEKIEEVIIDHSVSLPGRANNTCEVCGKVLSSKKVLRRHIILKHLKNGRHQCSICSRRFFSSHELSRHMPVHTNIKAHECKECGKAFKQAGQLYKHLQIHTGEKKFECDICKHKFTQKTNLHNHYSTHSQEKLFECKECKVKFKHRNSVYIHCKRYHSGKRDSVCTMCDAGFQSKVLLRKHVRETHSNALYNCDKCPKKFMLQKYLDKHLLKHEADAICSDDATKKRTANCEKQNQCVVCSLSFKTVQHLKTHMDAHQDVKIEHKLKNGKGESNENTSKDILEKSGEISENVKTEQSGSTKKISVSCSTITPTDKLSKVEDTQLYKCPNCDAEFSKKEYLKKHFQVHSNKRYVCIFCDKSFKWEHSLTRHQELQHPSSIKANNTHIANQEQKSEENKQSVSHSDNHKVGVIDVNLGSATAECPGNSEMSLSTEESCNVLNPAGNQNVHFVTEKITLSSDFTTAKQEVILKPQFPCETCNINFSNSLELLRHLLNLHKAEIMKVKNGFKKKHQPRD, from the exons GACGGAATAAGATATTACCTGGTCAAATGGTATGAGACATGGATAGATGAGCAATCTTTGCTTTTAAAATGCCAAGATATTGTTTCAAACTATTGGAATTCATTAAGTGAAGAACTAAACAATGCAACAGAAGGTGGCACTGATTTGAATGTTCATAATGTGATACAATCAATAG gtggGAAACTTAATTCTGAAGCTGTGTTTGATCCAATGCTAACATTATCTAAAGGTGATTGCAAACAACCACTGTTGTCAAAAAATAAGgatattattaaagaaaattttcctCCGTCAAAACAG ggTAATGCAGATACTTCAAGAACGGAAAAGATTGAAGAAGTCATAATTGACCATTCTGTATCATTGCCAGGAAGGGCCAATAACACCTGCGAGGTGTGTGGTAAagttttatcttctaaaaaggTTCTTCGGAGACACATCATtttaaagcatttaaaaaatggtCGTCACCAGTGCTCAATATGCTCTCGTAGGTTTTTTTCCAGCCATGAACTTAGTCGCCACATGCCTGTGCATACTAACATTAAAGCGCATGAGTGCAAGGAATGTGGCAAGGCATTCAAGCAAGCTGGTCAGTTATATAAACATTTACAAATACATACTGGAGAAAAGAAATTTGAATGCGACATTTGCAAGCATAAATTTACACAGAAAACAAATTTGCACAATCATTATTCCACCCACTCTCAGGAAAAACTGTTTGAGTGCAAAGAATGCAAAGTTAAATTTAAACATAGAAACAGTGTTTATATTCATTGCAAGCGTTATCATTCTGGAAAAAGAGACTCAGTTTGCACAATGTGTGATGCTGGTTTTCAAAGCAAAGTGTTACTGAGAAAACATGTTAGAGAAACACACTCAAATGCATTGTATAATTGTGACAAGTGTcctaaaaagtttatgttgcaAAAATATCTAGATAAACATTTACTGAAACATGAAGCTGATGCTATTTGTAGTGATGACGCAACAAAAAAAAGGACTGCAAATTGTGAAAAGCAGAACCAATGTGTTGTTTGCAGTTTGTCATTTAAAACGGTACAACATTTAAAAACTCACATGGATGCACACCAAGATGTAAAAATAGAGCATAAGTTAAAAAACGGCAAGGGTGAAAGTAATGAAAATACTTCTAAAGATATTTTAGAAAAGTCTGGTGAGATTtctgaaaatgtaaaaacagaGCAAAGTGGAAGCACTAAAAAAATTAGTGTGTCATGCTCCACAATTACACCAACTGACAAATTAAGCAAAGTAGAAGATACCCAATTATACAAATGCCCAAATTGTGATGCAGAGTTTTCAAAGAAagagtatttaaaaaaacatttccaggTACATTCTAACAAACGATATGTCTGTATTTTTTGTGATAAGTCTTTTAAGTGGGAACACAGTCTAACCAGACATCAAGAGTTGCAACATCCAAGCAGCATCAAGGCAAACAATACACATATTGCAAACCAAGAACAAAAATCCGAAGAAAATAAACAATCTGTTTCTCATTCAGACAATCATAAAGTAGGAGTAATTG ATGTTAATCTCGGATCAGCTACTGCAGAGTGTCCCGGCAATTCTGAAATGAGTTTATCAACGGAAGAATCATGTAATGTTTTAAATCCTGCGGGAAACCAGAATGTTCATTTCGTTACAGAAAAGATAACTTTAAGCAGTGATTTTACTACTGCTAAGCAGGAGGTAATATTGAAACCTCAATTCCCTTGTGAGACTTGCAACATCAATTTCTCCAACAGTCTTGAACTATTACGCCATTTATTGAACTTGCATAAAGCAGAAATAATGAAAGTAAAGAatggatttaaaaaaaagcatcaACCTAGAGACTAA